The following proteins are encoded in a genomic region of Corticium candelabrum chromosome 11, ooCorCand1.1, whole genome shotgun sequence:
- the LOC134186681 gene encoding pre-mRNA-splicing factor syf2-like yields the protein MTTTADVLPTDEDNEESRPVNDQEAAESESNQLSAASSSELPSPATKHEERLKRLGELRMRLNEARKRNHAEYVEEDRRSKIPANFETRRRRAEWELAEQKARKEAEDRGENYERLKVLDTGADELERLDRKRKKKNPDQGFSGFAAAQFRQYQRLTRQMKSDMDQYEAQKERLGDSFYPSVDTLLDPQLTKPSPAGVERMVQDLEKQIEKRGKYSRRRQFFDEADIDYINERNMKFNQKAARYYDKYTAEIKQNLERGTAV from the exons ATGACCACTACGGCTGACGTTTTGCCTACCGATGAAGACAACGAAGAAAGTCGTCCGGTGAACGACCAGGAGGCGGCAGAAAGCGAAAGCAATCAACTAAGTGCCGCTAGCTCTAGTGAACTACCGTCTCCGGCGACAAAGCATGAAGAACGCCTGAAGAGACTAGGAGAGCTTCGGATGAGATTG AATGAAGCACGAAAGCGTAATCACGCCGAGTACGTCGAGGAAGATAGGAGAAGCAAAATTCCGGCGAATTTCGAGACAAGAAGACGACGTGCGGAATGGGAGCTAGCAGAACAAAAAGCCAGAAAG GAAGCTGAGGATCGAGGTGAAAATTATGAACGGTTGAAGGTGCTTGATACTGGTGCTGATGAATTGGAGCGACTggacagaaagagaaagaagaagaaccCCGACCAGGGCTTTTCAGGCTTTGCAGCTGCTCAGTTTCGCCAGTATCAACGGCTGACACGGCAGATGAAGTCTGACATGGATCAGTATGAAGCACAAAAGGAGAGGCT GGGGGACAGTTTCTATCCTTCTGTTGATACACTGCTTGATCCTCAATTGACAAAGCCCAGTCCAGCAGGCGTTGAACGGATGGTTCAAGATTTGGAGAaaca AATTGAGAAAAGAGGAAAATATAGCAGGAGACGGCAGTTCTTCGACGAAGCTGACATCGACTATATCAATGAACGTAACATGAAGTTTAACCAGAAGGCTGCACGTTATTATGACAAATATACTGCAGAGATTAAGCAGAACTTGGAGAGAGGAACTGCGGTCTGA
- the LOC134186680 gene encoding acetyl-CoA acetyltransferase, cytosolic-like produces MACKVVIVAAARTPVGNFNGAFSSLAAHQLGAIAIKESLLRCGVSPEEVSEVFMGQVLTAGAGQNPARQASIAAGIPHTVPATSVNMLCGSGLRSVVLAAQAISTNDATVVVAGGQESMSQSPHCMHLRSSVKMGDASMVDTVLKDGLIDAFNNIHMGITAENVAKQWQISREEQDRFAVQSQSWAEQAQNEQHFVSEIVPVVIQTRTGQIEVSVDEFPRHGTTMEKLSRLKPAFIKDGTGTVTAGNASGINDGAAAVVVMSLHEAEKRQKAPLAHIVSWAQAGVDPKIMGTGPIPAIRKALDKAGWTVADVDLIELNEAFAAQSLAVVSELKLDVTKVNVSGGAVALGHPIGASGTRVLVTLLYGLKRTGGRKGIAALCIGGGMGIAMCVERA; encoded by the exons ATGGCTTGCAAAGTTGTGATTGTTGCAGCTGCTAGAACACCGGTAGGGAATTTCAACGGAGCTTTTAGCTCTTTGGCAGCTCATCAATTAGGCGCTATAGCCATTAAGGAGTCTCTTTTGCGTTGTGGTGTGAGTCCAGAAGAGGTTAGTGAAGTCTTCATGGGTCAAGTGCTAACAGCAG GCGCTGGTCAGAATCCAGCTCGTCAAGCATCAATAGCTGCAGGCATTCCACACACGGTTCCTGCAACGTCGGTCAACATGCTTTGTGGCTCTGGCCTTCGTTCTGTGGTTCTAGCCGCTCAAGCCATTAGCACTAATGATGCAACTGTCGTTGTTGCAGGTGGACAAGAAAGCATGAGCCAG TCTCCGCATTGTATGCATTTGAGGAGCTCTGTGAAGATGGGAGATGCCAGTATGGTTGACACCGTCCTCAAAGATGGCCTCATCGATGCATTCAATAATATTCACATGGGTATCACAG CCGAGAACGTTGCCAAACAGTGGCAGATCTCGAGGGAGGAACAGGACCGATTTGCTGTTCAATCGCAATCTTGGGCTGAACAGGCACAAAACGAGCAGCACTTTGTATCAGAGATTGTACCAGTAGTGATTCAAACTCGAACAG GTCAGATAGAGGTGTCTGTGGATGAATTCCCTCGGCATGGCACTACGATGGAAAAACTAAGTCGTCTCAAGCCAGCATTTATTAAGGACGGGACGGGAACGGTCACAGCTGGGAATGCTTCAGGTATCAACGATGGCGCTGCGGCAGTCGTGGTGATGAGTCTTCATGAAGCAGAGAAGCGTCAGAAGGCTCCACTAGCTCACATAGTCAGTTGGGCACAGGCGGGCGTTGATCCAAAAATTATGGGCACCGGCCCGATACCAGCAATCAGGAAGGCA CTAGACAAAGCTGGTTGGACGGTCGCCGATGTTGACTTGATTGAACTAAACGAAGCGTTTGCTGCACAATCGCTTGCTGTAGTTTCCGAACTGAAGTTGGATGTGACAAAG GTCAATGTATCTGGAGGTGCAGTTGCTCTCGGGCATCCTATTGGAGCATCAGGAACACGTGTTCTAGTGACTCTGCTCTACGGGCTGAAGAGGACCGGTGGCAGGAAGGGGATCGCAGCTCTCTGCATCGGTGGGGGGATGGGCATTGCCATGTGTGTGGAACGTGCTTGA
- the LOC134186682 gene encoding cyanocobalamin reductase / alkylcobalamin dealkylase-like, whose amino-acid sequence MEGTATRIAERVNRVLNPGGYECAPFKVEWYNDIVDQPFKLNYPGDTLAVNVISAPSMYEDALKPFVETEIGCSSRDPLDDCTAFWFEKVVQEFASELQIEVLYDFLVAPSRRPLIIVQTSGHVSGQSFYYQRKDLIEDPWPRDKAIYGVSVHPTYGGWFAFRGVLIFVDMRVPNLERVEPPDVVPTNEKRVELLEKFNFHWKEWTFRDIIPVDVCYSDEMKKYLELPPGPRRRQYLGLDTDELLY is encoded by the exons ATGGAAGGAACGGCAACGAGAATTGCGGAGAGAGTGAATCGAGTGCTGAATCCCGGAGGATACGAGTGTGCACCGTTTAAG GTCGAATGGTACAACGACATTGTCGATCAACCGTTCAAACTAAACTATCCCGGAGACACGTTAGCTGTCAACGTAATCAGTGCACCTTCAATGTACGAAGATGCTCTGAAACCATTTGTTGAGACTGAAATCGGTTGTTCGTCTCGTGATCCGCTCGACGACTGCACTGCGTTTTGGTTCGAAAAAGTCGTTCAAGAATTTGCCTCGGAGTTGCAAATCGAAGTTCTTTACGACTTTCTTGTGGCGCCAAGTCGGAGACCGTTGATAATTGTTCAAACATCCGGGCATGTCTCTGGCCAGAGTTTCTACTATCAACGGAAAGACTTGATAGAGGATCCTTGGCCTAGAGACAAAGCAATCTatggtgtgtctgtgcatcCGACATATGGTGGATGGTTTGCATTTCGTGGTGTGTTGATTTTTGTGGATATGAGAGTGCCCAATCTCGAGAGAGTCGAGCCACCTGATGTCGTACCCACCAATGAAAAACGCGTTGAGCTTCTGGAAAAATTCAATTTCCACTGGAAGGAATGGACGTTTCGCGACATTATTCCAGTAGACGTTTGTTATTCTGACGAAATGAAGAAATACTTAGAATTGCCTCCCGGACCACGACGACGACAATACCTGGGACTGGACACGGATGAATTACTTTATTAA
- the LOC134186683 gene encoding protein DGCR6-like, producing MEKQYETNVDSRLLATVRQQWVERQVERERHYGRYIDDIHQLAAKLPKEMKEKLPGDILSRLAASLLDGTVFQIVRELEEIQQLKERNLLNRRMKILSKQKGRRTELDKRHRVAVHAASASERATLKLQQQEEREELDSELEAETTQCDQEIILALDQLLTEQQSTLQRAGVPLMFVTNRSEDIRLQMQVLEWTQRLAAIGY from the exons ATGGAGAAACAATACGAAACGAATGTCGACTCTCGCTTACTCGCAACAGTCCGGCAACAATGGGTCGAGCGTCAAGTTGAACGAGAACGTCACTATGGCCGGTACATCGACGACATTCATCAGTTGGCGGCAAAACTACCAAA AGAGATGAAAGAGAAGCTACCCGGAGACATACTCTCTCGTTTGGCGGCGTCTCTACTCGACGGCACCGTCTTTCAAATTGTCCGCGAATTGGAAGAAATtcaacaactgaaagaacGAAATTTGCTCAACAGACGTATGAAGATATTGAGCAAACAAAAAG GAAGGCGTACTGAGCTGGACAAGCGACACCGCGTCGCTGTCCATGCAGCATCAGCATCCGAACGGGCAACGCTCAAGTTACAACAGcaggaagagagagaagagctTGATTCAGAACTGGAAGCAGAGACTACCCAATGTGATCAAGAGATTATTCTTGCATTAGACCAACTGCTAACTGAGCAACAGTCGACTCTACAG CGAGCTGGAGTTCCACTGATGTTTGTGACCAATCGAAGTGAGGACATTCGATTACAGATGCAAGTCCTGGAATGGACACAACGACTAGCAGCAATAGGATACTGA